In Drosophila simulans strain w501 chromosome X, Prin_Dsim_3.1, whole genome shotgun sequence, one DNA window encodes the following:
- the LOC27206823 gene encoding suppressor-of-stellate-like protein isoform X1 — MSNPQSNEPKVDASWIGWFVGMMGNEFVCRVPIKFIKNRLNLAGLEYLEDTLNVVLEPLFDRSVASVSGHEEKLYGMIHANYIMTERGVEDMRLKYERGDFGVCPKFYCKGQKALPVGLSDEWGHSTVKIYCPSCRDVFKPRSRPKLDGAMFGTSFPHLFFMELPMLRPQPPVEKYVPRLHGFRLHESAFKPLD, encoded by the exons ATGTCGAACCC CCAGAGCAACGAGCCTAAAGTAGATGCCAGCTGGATTGGTTGGTTCGTTGGGATGATGGGCAACGAGTTCGTCTGCCGCGTGCCCATCAAGTTCATAAAGAACAGGCTCAACCTGGCGGGGCTGGAGTACTTGGAAGACACACTGAACGTGGTCCTGGAACCGTTGTTCGACAGGTCCGTGGCCTCGGTCTCCGGCCACGAGGAGAAGCTGTACGGCATGATCCACGCCAACTACATTATGACGGAGCGTGGCGTGGAAGATATGCGCCTGAAGTATGAGAGGGGGGACTTCGGAGTGTGTCCGAAGTTCTACTGTAAGGGGCAGAAAGCCCTGCCAGTGGGCCTCAGCGACGAGTGGGGCCATTCCACAGTTAAGATCTACTGTCCAAGCTGTAGAGACGTCTTCAAGCCGCGATCCCGTCCAAAGCTGGACGGAGCCATGTTCGGGACCAGCTTCCCGCACCTGTTCTTCATGGAGCTGCCGATGTTGAGACCCCAGCCGCCCGTGGAGAAGTACGTCCCCCG TCTCCATGGATTCCGGTTGCACGAGTCGGCCTTTAAGCCGCTCGATTAG
- the LOC27206823 gene encoding suppressor-of-stellate-like protein isoform X2, whose amino-acid sequence MSSTQSNEPKVDASWIGWFVGMMGNEFVCRVPIKFIKNRLNLAGLEYLEDTLNVVLEPLFDRSVASVSGHEEKLYGMIHANYIMTERGVEDMRLKYERGDFGVCPKFYCKGQKALPVGLSDEWGHSTVKIYCPSCRDVFKPRSRPKLDGAMFGTSFPHLFFMELPMLRPQPPVEKYVPRLHGFRLHESAFKPLD is encoded by the exons CCAGAGCAACGAGCCTAAAGTAGATGCCAGCTGGATTGGTTGGTTCGTTGGGATGATGGGCAACGAGTTCGTCTGCCGCGTGCCCATCAAGTTCATAAAGAACAGGCTCAACCTGGCGGGGCTGGAGTACTTGGAAGACACACTGAACGTGGTCCTGGAACCGTTGTTCGACAGGTCCGTGGCCTCGGTCTCCGGCCACGAGGAGAAGCTGTACGGCATGATCCACGCCAACTACATTATGACGGAGCGTGGCGTGGAAGATATGCGCCTGAAGTATGAGAGGGGGGACTTCGGAGTGTGTCCGAAGTTCTACTGTAAGGGGCAGAAAGCCCTGCCAGTGGGCCTCAGCGACGAGTGGGGCCATTCCACAGTTAAGATCTACTGTCCAAGCTGTAGAGACGTCTTCAAGCCGCGATCCCGTCCAAAGCTGGACGGAGCCATGTTCGGGACCAGCTTCCCGCACCTGTTCTTCATGGAGCTGCCGATGTTGAGACCCCAGCCGCCCGTGGAGAAGTACGTCCCCCG TCTCCATGGATTCCGGTTGCACGAGTCGGCCTTTAAGCCGCTCGATTAG